AAAATGTGTTGTCTTGACCGGGAATCGATAGGGATGACATAAATAAAGATATGAATTCAGTTCTATATTTCGTTTTAATCACCTTTTGACCCACAAGTATGGTCTATTTGTTCGGTATGACGTCAGGGGTGGCGTGGAAGACGTTGCCAGACTGCGAAAATTATCCCCTTTCCTATACTACTTCataatgatgaaaaaataaGGGGGAAGGGTTGGAAAGGAGACAAATTCATCAAAAACAAGCtaatttttattatcactaGTTTCATTTGGCACAATGGTTTCCAGAACCATAATTAATTCAGGTACTTTCAATGACCTCTTGAACAAAATCGTACACTCTTCTGTACAGAAATGAAAACCTAGAAAAATTTGGTTAACCATCGATACcactaaaaaaaaatctaaaaactCACTTCGACATAGGCTTGCATATCCCCAGATGATCCAGGGGTATCTCGTAATATTCCCCCACTCCCGGATTGCCCGACTCCGGAGTGACCAGCTGAAAGTTGAACTTGAGGGCGGTAAAGTAAGTCTTCTTGCTCTCCACGAAACTGATCACCCGTATCGGACTGTCCTCGAGCACCTTCAGGAACCTCTTGTGGATGTCGAGCAGCAGGGGAGAGTTCTCCCTCAGATCCTGAACCTCGATCGAGAGACGCAGCACCAGCTGACTGGCGGGATTGAACGTGGCCAGGTTAGAGCCCAGATGCGGCGTGCTGTAGAACACGATTCCTCTGGTGTTGTCGATCAGTCGACGGACGCCTGGATCCGAGCTTCCAGAGGCTGCAACAGTTAAATTTCAACTCATTTTCGTCGAATTTCACTATAAAAAGGTGGAAATTTTGAGGtttgattcaaaatttcgaaacGTTTGTCGGAAGCATAGAAAGTGGTGGCGTTCCGGCCAATGGGAAGGCACGCGAAAACGTCGCTTGGCAACCAATTCAAATAACCTAGCAACTAGGCGGGCGTAGGTCGTTTGGACCAATCTTCGCGAATCCCTTCCTAGCATAGAGCATACGAACAGGGGTGGGTAGTATAGATAGCATAGAGCTAAGACCAAAGAGAAGCGTTTTTGGCCTCGATTTttaagaaatttatttcataatCGTTTTTTAAGGCAAATCGGCCCGTAAAGTTGAATCTCGCGGCCTGCAAATACTAGCAGAAAGTATTTATATCTAAATCTACCTACCCTTGCACAGGATGTTCTTCACCAGCAGCCCGCCCATGGAATGGGTGACCCAAACCACGGGCCTCTTGCCCACCCCCGCCTGCAGCAGACTGGCCATCAGCTTCGCGCTCTGCTCCTCCAGGTTCGTCTTCTCGGTCACGTGGCTGCAGCAGCCGTTCCACTTGGACAGGGTCGTCTCGTAGTTGACGCCGAGCACGCGCAGGTCCCGGCAGTCGTCGCCCAGCCAGTCGCGCGGCCAGCAGTAGGTGAAATTGTCGGCGTTGCCGGCCGCGGCCAGCTTGTCGCCGCCGCACGTGTATGCGCAGTTCGCCGCGCAGTCGCCCGCGGTCGGTATGTCGTCCAGCACCACCTCGAAGTCCCGCGCTTCGTTCATGTCCTCCTCTTCGAAATCCCTTATGTATTGCATCGTCCGCGGTTCGCTGCTCTCGATGGTCTTCTTGGATTTCTTGCGGATGCCGGGCATGAAGAGGGTTTGCGAGAGCGACTCTGTAACGATGGGGGATGAGTGACAGCGACAGTTTCGGAGGTTAGGGAGAGGAGCGAGTTTTCTCACCTTCGTTTCGAGGTTGAGAAGAATGTGGACCCTTACCCATCAGACCTATGGTTAAATCAGTCTTGGTTCTCTGGCGCCAAGTGAAGAAAACTCCGCCTAGGAGCCCGTGGACGAACACCACGTCCACCTTGGGTTCCT
The window above is part of the Coccinella septempunctata chromosome 8, icCocSept1.1, whole genome shotgun sequence genome. Proteins encoded here:
- the LOC123319235 gene encoding protein SERAC1 isoform X3; the encoded protein is MWQETSRLVDNDSIPMEMVKLGENEQNVLPICLEALLHHASIETFGKDVVKMNALPLLSEIHSRYRGDLNINVALSKIISYLSFHKEIIDELYRTGWIGILAEWMKHEDVRISIPAARALANLENKEELYKRHLYLLHPSYAGCKEPKVDVVFVHGLLGGVFFTWRQRTKTDLTIGLMGKGPHSSQPRNEESLSQTLFMPGIRKKSKKTIESSEPRTMQYIRDFEEEDMNEARDFEVVLDDIPTAGDCAANCAYTCGGDKLAAAGNADNFTYCWPRDWLGDDCRDLRVLGVNYETTLSKWNGCCSHVTEKTNLEEQSAKLMASLLQAGVGKRPVVWVTHSMGGLLVKNILCKASGSSDPGVRRLIDNTRGIVFYSTPHLGSNLATFNPASQLVLRLSIEVQDLRENSPLLLDIHKRFLKVLEDSPIRVISFVESKKTYFTALKFNFQLVTPESGNPGVGEYYEIPLDHLGICKPMSKFSFLYRRVYDFVQEVIEST
- the LOC123319235 gene encoding protein SERAC1 isoform X2, whose protein sequence is MPSPKVYLKVGCTTVAVTSIAWVFSQIKGTKNILNNAVDLSMLNLLESKKESIPITPIINLEPEYITLNHLKIDKRPRFLLWESLKFMLAQRLIGLSHSENDFVRMKALDTLAKLQNFNQGHYSLLANMIDKHAAIQLARIKNVNMKLFIEPPLKYLKYTERMIVNEIKELLFNLSDMCTHKCLEQLISKAFFSVEETSRLVDNDSIPMEMVKLGENEQNVLPICLEALLHHASIETFGKDVVKMNALPLLSEIHSRYRGDLNINVALSKIISYLSFHKEIIDELYRTGWIGILAEWMKHEDVRISIPAARALANLENKEELYKRHLYLLHPSYAGCKEPKVDVVFVHGLLGGVFFTWRQRTKTDLTIGLMESLSQTLFMPGIRKKSKKTIESSEPRTMQYIRDFEEEDMNEARDFEVVLDDIPTAGDCAANCAYTCGGDKLAAAGNADNFTYCWPRDWLGDDCRDLRVLGVNYETTLSKWNGCCSHVTEKTNLEEQSAKLMASLLQAGVGKRPVVWVTHSMGGLLVKNILCKASGSSDPGVRRLIDNTRGIVFYSTPHLGSNLATFNPASQLVLRLSIEVQDLRENSPLLLDIHKRFLKVLEDSPIRVISFVESKKTYFTALKFNFQLVTPESGNPGVGEYYEIPLDHLGICKPMSKFSFLYRRVYDFVQEVIEST
- the LOC123319235 gene encoding protein SERAC1 isoform X1, which produces MPSPKVYLKVGCTTVAVTSIAWVFSQIKGTKNILNNAVDLSMLNLLESKKESIPITPIINLEPEYITLNHLKIDKRPRFLLWESLKFMLAQRLIGLSHSENDFVRMKALDTLAKLQNFNQGHYSLLANMIDKHAAIQLARIKNVNMKLFIEPPLKYLKYTERMIVNEIKELLFNLSDMCTHKCLEQLISKAFFSVEETSRLVDNDSIPMEMVKLGENEQNVLPICLEALLHHASIETFGKDVVKMNALPLLSEIHSRYRGDLNINVALSKIISYLSFHKEIIDELYRTGWIGILAEWMKHEDVRISIPAARALANLENKEELYKRHLYLLHPSYAGCKEPKVDVVFVHGLLGGVFFTWRQRTKTDLTIGLMGKGPHSSQPRNEESLSQTLFMPGIRKKSKKTIESSEPRTMQYIRDFEEEDMNEARDFEVVLDDIPTAGDCAANCAYTCGGDKLAAAGNADNFTYCWPRDWLGDDCRDLRVLGVNYETTLSKWNGCCSHVTEKTNLEEQSAKLMASLLQAGVGKRPVVWVTHSMGGLLVKNILCKASGSSDPGVRRLIDNTRGIVFYSTPHLGSNLATFNPASQLVLRLSIEVQDLRENSPLLLDIHKRFLKVLEDSPIRVISFVESKKTYFTALKFNFQLVTPESGNPGVGEYYEIPLDHLGICKPMSKFSFLYRRVYDFVQEVIEST